One stretch of SAR324 cluster bacterium DNA includes these proteins:
- a CDS encoding molybdopterin oxidoreductase, whose product MKEIIEHSQIELPKSLKTVLWAFVLLGAGMFVIGLATGNEEGITRTWQTLLINVMFWGGIAQAGVILSVIWQITDAKWGRPFKRLAEACAAFLPVAFVMFILVFFGSTVLYEWTHTPFMHHGVAVKAGWLNIEFFVIRNIFWLLLLYGISYWFVVTSIKPDLGLARRIMGSRWGGVLADKLLDGYGDQEDEVTRLNQLSSRIAPALALLYAIGGSFLVWDFVMTLDQEWFSTLFGVFFLIGNLQATMGILIAIAVTVRNHSKVLAEYITINRLHDLTKLVFAFSLLWTYMAFSQYIVIWYADLPEETPYLVIRSQTEPWSTLFLILFLWLFVSVFLGLMPKTLCRTPNYIRFMGIYVAIGQWLAVYMMVVPSLQHFGHYHILLGFHELLITLGFGGAFFLCYVAFLEQVPLLPISDKHLCKSWHGH is encoded by the coding sequence ATGAAAGAGATTATCGAACACTCTCAGATTGAACTACCCAAGAGTTTGAAGACGGTACTCTGGGCCTTTGTATTACTTGGTGCAGGCATGTTCGTGATTGGCTTAGCAACCGGTAATGAGGAAGGAATTACACGGACATGGCAAACTTTATTGATCAACGTAATGTTTTGGGGAGGTATTGCCCAGGCTGGTGTGATTCTCTCCGTAATCTGGCAGATTACTGATGCCAAATGGGGACGTCCTTTCAAACGACTTGCAGAAGCCTGTGCTGCTTTCCTGCCTGTTGCCTTCGTGATGTTTATTCTAGTGTTCTTCGGGAGCACTGTTCTTTACGAGTGGACACACACCCCATTCATGCACCATGGAGTAGCTGTCAAAGCTGGTTGGTTGAATATTGAATTCTTTGTCATCCGCAATATTTTCTGGCTGCTCTTGCTTTATGGAATCTCATATTGGTTCGTTGTGACTTCTATCAAGCCAGATTTAGGACTTGCCCGAAGGATTATGGGCTCTCGCTGGGGTGGAGTGCTGGCTGATAAATTGTTGGATGGATACGGAGATCAGGAAGACGAAGTTACTCGACTGAACCAACTATCCTCACGTATTGCGCCCGCACTGGCATTGCTCTATGCAATCGGTGGTTCATTTTTGGTATGGGATTTTGTGATGACGCTTGATCAAGAATGGTTCAGTACACTTTTTGGTGTATTCTTCTTGATTGGGAATTTACAAGCAACAATGGGCATTCTGATTGCCATCGCTGTGACCGTTCGGAATCATTCAAAAGTCCTTGCAGAATACATCACAATCAATAGATTGCATGATCTGACAAAATTGGTCTTTGCGTTCTCGTTGCTTTGGACATACATGGCCTTTTCACAATACATTGTGATTTGGTATGCAGATCTTCCGGAGGAAACACCATACTTGGTAATCCGATCCCAAACAGAGCCTTGGTCAACTCTATTTTTGATTCTGTTCTTATGGCTCTTTGTGTCTGTTTTCCTGGGATTGATGCCTAAAACTTTGTGTCGCACTCCCAATTATATCAGATTCATGGGAATCTACGTTGCGATTGGACAATGGTTGGCTGTTTACATGATGGTCGTTCCTTCATTGCAACACTTCGGGCACTATCACATTCTACTCGGATTCCATGAGTTACTAATCACTCTGGGCTTCGGTGGAGCTTTCTTCCTCTGCTACGTTGCTTTCTTGGAGCAGGTGCCACTGCTGCCCATTTCAGACAAGCATCTATGTAAGTCTTGGCACGGCCACTGA
- a CDS encoding cytochrome c produces MLRKAKVRLITTTFAMLALGGVVFAVDNYPYFDPKDTGYGITNDDKPWFDGKDYPFYRDMYDGKSLKPMEEGSYEQFPQDSVPVKISLNKIQRIYDPFIPAIAGDGAGKAGHPREYFPKNPGQPTAISIARGQVLYDTYCAACHGTDGLAKTVVVEKGVPAPAIDQMVKNPEWGPHLYNKIKYGSFFQEPRGYMPAYGAQTSVQDRWDMVNYMMSDAFGKGAMVQ; encoded by the coding sequence ATGTTGAGAAAGGCTAAGGTGCGCCTGATTACTACAACCTTTGCGATGCTAGCTCTAGGTGGAGTAGTCTTTGCTGTTGACAACTACCCCTATTTCGATCCGAAGGATACGGGTTATGGGATTACCAATGATGACAAACCTTGGTTTGATGGAAAGGACTACCCTTTCTATCGAGACATGTACGATGGGAAGAGCCTAAAACCCATGGAAGAGGGAAGCTACGAACAGTTTCCACAAGATTCGGTACCCGTCAAAATTTCCCTAAACAAGATTCAGCGCATTTACGATCCGTTCATCCCTGCAATTGCAGGAGATGGCGCAGGAAAAGCAGGACATCCGCGAGAATACTTTCCAAAAAATCCAGGACAACCTACAGCAATATCTATTGCTAGAGGACAAGTCCTCTACGACACCTACTGCGCTGCCTGTCATGGTACAGATGGATTGGCTAAGACCGTTGTGGTTGAAAAAGGAGTCCCTGCACCAGCAATTGATCAGATGGTAAAGAATCCTGAGTGGGGCCCACACCTCTACAACAAGATCAAGTACGGCAGTTTCTTTCAGGAGCCTCGTGGCTACATGCCTGCCTATGGAGCCCAGACTTCAGTGCAAGACCGCTGGGATATGGTCAATTACATGATGAGCGACGCGTTTGGAAAAGGAGCCATGGTGCAATGA
- a CDS encoding DUF3341 domain-containing protein yields MSTKFSGVWGTFEYLDDTTEAIEELRKKGVEPTVLSPCPRHEIDHALGEPQSPVPFISLFFGALGCLIGYSLPAWTASDWVLPVGGKPIVTITPFTIIGFEMTILHAAIFTLLGLTILIIIDSLKNPIPKAAREYLRFQRDRFGIVVRCEASQYTLYEDLLKKYQAEEVYVEKG; encoded by the coding sequence ATGAGCACTAAGTTCTCAGGAGTCTGGGGAACTTTTGAATACCTAGATGACACCACAGAAGCAATTGAAGAATTGAGAAAAAAAGGTGTTGAACCGACCGTACTTTCACCCTGTCCTCGACATGAAATCGATCATGCGCTAGGTGAACCGCAGAGTCCCGTTCCGTTTATCTCTCTCTTTTTCGGAGCGCTAGGCTGCCTGATTGGCTATAGCCTACCAGCTTGGACCGCTTCGGATTGGGTACTTCCTGTGGGAGGAAAGCCGATTGTGACGATTACACCATTCACTATCATCGGGTTTGAGATGACAATTCTTCATGCCGCCATTTTTACACTGCTCGGACTGACGATTTTGATCATTATCGACTCGCTAAAAAATCCAATTCCCAAAGCAGCACGAGAGTACTTACGCTTCCAGCGAGATCGCTTCGGAATCGTGGTGCGCTGTGAAGCTTCGCAATATACACTCTATGAGGATTTGTTAAAAAAATATCAAGCAGAGGAGGTTTATGTTGAGAAAGGCTAA
- the nrfD gene encoding polysulfide reductase NrfD, with the protein MASTTIGGTVTDTSSNRPFREEIDEHKGHPGIRATTFNYARINDDMVEMLEKPHPSYFLLVLGFLSALLLGAVSLAIQVDVGIGNSGISHPIAWGFYITDFVFWIGIGHAGTLISAVFYLTRAPWRTAIYRSAEAMTVFAVMTAGLFPLLHTGRPWLAYWLIPYPNERYLWVNFKSPLAWDVFAVTTYMSVSIMFFLLGLVPDMAIMRDEAKRRGKMLQAKIYAIFAMSWRGTNHQWVHFMRGYLIFAALATPLVFSVHSIVSWDFAMASIPGWHTTIFAPYFVAGAIFSGLAMVMTVLIPVRVVFRLEDYISYHVVNKVCQVILFTSMIVGYAYATEFFIAWYSGSPYERAVFYFRPFGHMATWSLTGDQPVSFPLLAFYLMVFCNVIAPIPLWRKKVRNNLVAVWIICGLINVGMWFERFNIVGSSLQRDFHPYNWGEYWPTLVEVGITIGSFGFFFTLFSLFVKALPPMAIMELKEAAEPPMRKGHHEH; encoded by the coding sequence ATGGCTTCCACAACGATTGGGGGAACGGTAACGGACACCTCAAGTAATCGTCCTTTTCGCGAAGAAATTGACGAGCACAAGGGGCACCCCGGTATTCGGGCAACCACCTTCAATTACGCCCGGATCAACGATGATATGGTGGAGATGCTTGAAAAGCCGCATCCTTCCTACTTTCTACTTGTGTTGGGTTTCCTCTCTGCTCTGCTACTTGGTGCAGTCAGCCTAGCGATACAAGTTGATGTTGGGATTGGGAATAGCGGGATCAGCCACCCCATCGCCTGGGGCTTCTACATCACTGACTTCGTTTTTTGGATTGGCATCGGCCACGCAGGAACACTGATCTCGGCTGTCTTTTACTTGACCCGAGCACCATGGAGAACCGCGATTTATCGCAGTGCCGAGGCAATGACTGTCTTTGCCGTAATGACGGCAGGGCTATTCCCACTCCTGCATACTGGTCGCCCTTGGTTAGCATATTGGCTGATTCCCTATCCGAATGAGCGCTACCTCTGGGTGAACTTCAAATCTCCCCTAGCTTGGGATGTTTTCGCGGTTACGACCTACATGTCCGTTTCTATCATGTTCTTTTTGTTGGGATTGGTTCCTGACATGGCAATCATGCGAGATGAAGCCAAAAGGAGAGGCAAGATGCTCCAGGCTAAAATATATGCTATCTTTGCGATGAGTTGGCGTGGAACGAACCACCAGTGGGTGCACTTCATGCGGGGCTACTTGATTTTTGCAGCTTTGGCGACACCCTTGGTTTTCTCAGTCCACTCCATCGTGTCTTGGGACTTCGCAATGGCATCGATTCCTGGCTGGCACACCACTATTTTTGCACCTTATTTTGTTGCAGGAGCAATTTTCTCTGGACTGGCAATGGTAATGACCGTGCTCATTCCAGTAAGGGTGGTGTTCCGATTGGAGGACTACATCAGCTATCACGTAGTCAACAAAGTTTGTCAGGTGATCCTGTTTACCTCGATGATTGTAGGGTATGCCTATGCGACCGAGTTCTTCATCGCTTGGTACAGTGGTAGCCCCTATGAACGTGCCGTCTTCTACTTCAGGCCATTTGGACACATGGCCACTTGGTCACTCACCGGTGATCAACCCGTCTCTTTTCCACTGTTAGCCTTCTACTTGATGGTCTTCTGTAACGTCATCGCCCCCATTCCTCTGTGGCGTAAAAAAGTTCGCAATAACTTGGTCGCAGTTTGGATCATTTGTGGTCTGATCAACGTGGGTATGTGGTTTGAGCGATTCAATATCGTTGGTAGTTCACTGCAGCGTGATTTTCATCCTTACAACTGGGGAGAGTACTGGCCAACTTTGGTGGAAGTTGGTATCACAATTGGAAGCTTCGGCTTCTTCTTCACGCTGTTTAGTCTATTCGTAAAAGCTTTACCACCGATGGCAATCATGGAATTGAAAGAGGCGGCTGAGCCTCCAATGAGAAAGGGACATCATGAGCACTAA
- a CDS encoding 4Fe-4S dicluster domain-containing protein: protein MKKGLSRRNLFKFMAIGGTTAVAAGCEQKPEKIIPALVPPVDFEYMPNTGYQYMTTCRECDAACGMMITTREYRAQKAEGNPNHPHNQGALCARGQASLQTLYNPERHARPTSGGNNVSWEDAQSEFVNLVQQSAGQIVYLGRPAVGSEGNFIDNWLNEVGGGKRLAFSLISRAAEQRACEIAFGRSDLPDYAFENAELLVNFGADFIETWGNTVQNARRFADMHAYNDGKKNRCVHVGPHQSLSGARADEWLPANPGTEAMIALAMAHAIHQRDPHHDFLSDYLSPYSPELVAGETGISAEKIQTLAEEFHQASSLAVAGGTWNSSEQATATQVAVFILNAAAGNLGKTLRFHESEQPSENTSHSQILQLLSDLNAGKVKLLIVDDSNPLHTLPASLGFAQAMKKTKVVALAAGKNETNQQATLVLPALTAYESWGDAMPSPGIFSIQQPVMAPVNTFDARTREDVMIAAAKQINPQAFAEITNYRDYIYERWAQVHQSRYFGSFENFWIKTLENGGVFEAPRWSSAISLQNEVTSVAYQAPSLGGSGLALIPAPSVFHFDGSGANKPWLQETPHPISQIVWDSWAEIHPDTAKKLGIKERSVVEVRTPQGSLNATVYLSYGIHREAVAIPIGQGHTSSGIVADGFGINVMNLLPAKTDAQTGNLAFISTKAEVVPTTIKSYTVNLDGNPRQLGRDIAAATTVAALTSDKANHGGGHHRPKEIVEFYPDRSETATYYKPYRWGMTVDLDRCNGCSACVVACYAENNIPVVGKERAAVGREMSWIRMERYLEGYQDETETRFTPVMCQQCSNAGCEPVCPVYATYHNPEGLNAMIYNRCVGTRYCSNNCIYKARRYNWFDYEFPAPLDQQLNSSITTRAVGVMEKCNFCVHRLTEAKYAARDLDRDVQDGEVVTACQQTCPTKAITFGNLADPNSKVSQLAKRKPDLLADPDKENRDRQYEIFPEMNYKPAVTYLRKVNHKEVVGLYGNEHGVAH, encoded by the coding sequence ATGAAAAAAGGCCTCAGTCGACGTAATCTTTTCAAGTTCATGGCAATAGGTGGAACAACTGCTGTAGCAGCTGGTTGTGAACAAAAACCAGAAAAAATCATTCCAGCTTTGGTTCCCCCTGTCGACTTCGAATACATGCCAAATACTGGCTACCAGTATATGACCACTTGTCGGGAATGTGATGCTGCTTGTGGGATGATGATCACTACTCGCGAATACAGAGCTCAAAAAGCGGAAGGAAACCCGAACCATCCTCATAACCAAGGGGCGCTCTGTGCAAGAGGCCAAGCTTCCCTACAAACTCTGTACAATCCAGAACGACATGCTCGGCCTACTTCTGGGGGTAACAACGTCTCTTGGGAAGATGCTCAGAGTGAATTTGTAAATCTGGTACAACAATCTGCAGGTCAGATTGTCTACTTAGGTAGACCTGCTGTTGGTAGCGAAGGCAACTTTATCGACAATTGGCTAAATGAAGTCGGTGGTGGAAAGCGTTTGGCCTTCAGTCTCATCAGTCGCGCCGCAGAGCAACGTGCTTGCGAGATTGCCTTTGGAAGAAGTGATCTTCCTGACTACGCTTTTGAAAATGCTGAATTACTAGTTAACTTCGGTGCAGATTTCATCGAAACTTGGGGCAATACTGTGCAAAATGCTCGGCGCTTTGCCGATATGCACGCCTACAATGATGGAAAGAAAAACCGATGTGTCCACGTTGGCCCTCATCAGTCACTAAGTGGAGCAAGAGCTGACGAGTGGTTGCCAGCCAACCCCGGTACAGAAGCGATGATCGCTCTGGCTATGGCCCATGCTATTCATCAGCGTGATCCCCATCATGACTTTCTGAGTGATTACCTATCTCCCTATTCACCAGAACTTGTTGCTGGTGAGACAGGCATCTCAGCAGAAAAAATCCAAACTCTTGCCGAAGAGTTTCATCAAGCTTCCTCTCTTGCAGTAGCTGGTGGCACATGGAATAGCAGTGAGCAGGCAACAGCTACACAAGTTGCTGTCTTCATCCTGAACGCAGCGGCAGGTAATCTTGGCAAAACTCTGAGATTTCATGAATCTGAACAACCCAGCGAAAACACATCTCACAGTCAAATCTTACAATTACTGTCGGATCTCAATGCTGGGAAAGTCAAATTACTAATTGTTGATGATTCAAATCCCCTGCATACCTTGCCAGCAAGTCTTGGATTCGCACAAGCAATGAAAAAGACTAAGGTCGTTGCTCTTGCTGCAGGTAAAAATGAAACTAACCAGCAGGCAACCCTAGTACTCCCAGCCCTCACTGCTTACGAAAGCTGGGGAGATGCCATGCCAAGTCCTGGTATATTCAGCATTCAGCAACCGGTGATGGCTCCCGTCAACACGTTTGATGCACGAACTCGTGAAGATGTGATGATCGCTGCAGCAAAGCAGATCAATCCACAGGCTTTTGCCGAAATCACGAATTACCGTGATTATATTTATGAACGCTGGGCTCAAGTTCATCAAAGTCGTTACTTTGGTTCGTTTGAGAACTTTTGGATCAAGACTCTGGAAAATGGAGGAGTTTTTGAGGCACCACGCTGGAGCAGCGCAATCAGCCTACAAAATGAGGTAACTAGTGTTGCGTATCAGGCACCATCTCTTGGAGGAAGCGGTTTGGCACTCATTCCAGCACCTTCTGTATTCCACTTCGACGGTAGCGGAGCAAACAAACCTTGGCTGCAGGAAACACCGCATCCAATCAGCCAAATAGTTTGGGACTCCTGGGCTGAAATCCATCCTGATACTGCAAAAAAACTAGGCATTAAGGAGCGAAGTGTCGTTGAAGTCCGTACACCACAAGGCAGCCTGAACGCTACTGTATACCTTAGCTATGGCATTCACCGAGAGGCTGTCGCCATTCCGATTGGTCAAGGGCATACATCAAGTGGCATTGTAGCAGATGGTTTCGGTATCAACGTAATGAACCTGTTGCCTGCTAAGACTGATGCCCAAACTGGTAATCTAGCATTCATCAGCACGAAGGCAGAAGTAGTGCCAACCACTATTAAGTCTTACACCGTCAATCTGGACGGTAACCCACGTCAGTTGGGTCGTGACATTGCTGCAGCTACAACGGTAGCGGCTCTGACTAGTGACAAAGCAAACCACGGAGGCGGGCACCATCGTCCGAAGGAAATTGTTGAGTTCTATCCAGACCGTTCTGAGACAGCAACCTATTATAAACCTTATCGCTGGGGAATGACGGTAGACTTGGACCGCTGTAACGGCTGTAGTGCCTGTGTTGTCGCTTGCTACGCAGAAAACAACATCCCTGTAGTCGGTAAAGAGCGCGCTGCAGTTGGCCGGGAAATGTCCTGGATTCGAATGGAGCGTTACCTTGAAGGCTACCAGGATGAAACTGAAACTCGCTTCACACCAGTCATGTGCCAACAGTGTAGCAACGCTGGTTGTGAACCTGTCTGCCCGGTCTATGCAACCTACCACAACCCAGAGGGCCTCAACGCAATGATCTACAATCGTTGTGTCGGAACACGCTATTGCTCTAATAACTGCATTTATAAGGCTCGACGATACAACTGGTTTGACTATGAGTTCCCTGCTCCACTAGATCAGCAACTGAACTCGAGCATCACTACTCGAGCAGTGGGAGTAATGGAAAAATGCAATTTCTGCGTACATCGTTTGACAGAGGCCAAGTATGCAGCGCGCGATCTAGATAGAGATGTACAAGATGGTGAAGTCGTAACCGCCTGCCAGCAGACCTGCCCAACCAAAGCCATTACATTTGGCAACCTAGCTGACCCAAACAGCAAAGTATCGCAACTAGCCAAGAGAAAGCCGGATCTACTCGCTGATCCCGACAAAGAAAATCGTGATCGCCAGTATGAGATTTTCCCAGAAATGAACTACAAGCCTGCGGTGACCTATTTGCGCAAGGTCAACCACAAAGAGGTCGTAGGCTTGTATGGTAACGAACACGGCGTGGCTCACTGA
- a CDS encoding cytochrome c3 family protein, with protein MRFYLISLRLGVSTLVLGTLFLLFSPLNSFAIFPISTEPKEQPIAFSHKLHVGQNGIACQYCHLYARRSHSSGIPPVSTCVGCHGPHGQELVQAEHPEVDKMRDLWSKGESIPWVKLHDIPDFVRFPHKQHINADASRFIAGAGNDCDLNADPRSLSCRVMLFRNGGDQRCQSCHGSVQEMEVAHVVDQNFGGMGWCMQCHLQVEGAIERKRAMSTMAGWNNAKENDARREAQSYLVNEQNYHNPNLLDCYTCHY; from the coding sequence ATGCGATTCTATCTGATCTCACTGCGACTAGGTGTTAGCACTCTCGTGCTAGGAACCTTGTTTTTATTATTTTCTCCACTGAACTCTTTTGCAATCTTCCCGATCTCTACTGAACCAAAAGAACAGCCCATCGCCTTCAGCCACAAACTACATGTTGGCCAGAATGGCATTGCTTGCCAATACTGCCATCTCTATGCTCGGCGATCACATTCTTCCGGAATTCCACCTGTAAGTACCTGCGTTGGTTGTCATGGTCCTCATGGACAAGAATTGGTACAAGCTGAGCACCCAGAAGTAGACAAAATGCGTGATCTCTGGTCAAAAGGAGAATCCATTCCCTGGGTAAAGCTGCATGACATTCCAGACTTCGTCCGCTTTCCTCACAAACAACACATCAATGCAGATGCAAGTCGCTTCATAGCCGGTGCCGGCAACGATTGTGACCTGAATGCAGATCCTCGCTCCTTATCCTGTAGGGTGATGCTGTTCCGAAACGGAGGGGACCAGCGCTGTCAGTCATGTCATGGAAGTGTACAGGAGATGGAAGTTGCCCATGTGGTAGATCAGAATTTTGGTGGGATGGGGTGGTGCATGCAGTGCCACTTACAAGTGGAAGGGGCTATTGAGCGTAAGCGCGCTATGAGCACAATGGCAGGATGGAACAATGCCAAAGAGAACGATGCCCGAAGAGAAGCCCAATCTTACTTGGTGAATGAACAAAACTACCATAACCCAAATCTGCTTGATTGTTACACCTGCCACTATTGA
- a CDS encoding peptidoglycan DD-metalloendopeptidase family protein — translation MPNLSILLLRHNGTGITHFPLRPIPLITTVLLALGLFLFLGGMVIWQSVQLHEQQQWNAQRQSQQIHIHERMEIAASQAERVEVLENRVQELRDQLATLETHSQKKSATQQNLLYHIQQIHSLACQQGSYQCRAVLLDTKVLEADPLNWLNMISKDFHHLTLSQKADLTVLVNSELVQEEIWDLKQNLNAAQQELAEYAVLMQAREQEVRQLTEKIQEITGIRVLTEVPATPVENEGGKGGPFLEESLLPVEEQQLGAEPLDPRVILEQELSSYHSTHHSLERLYEEIIGNEILWRSTPTIAPVEDPSVSSHYGRRRDPFTNLPAFHSGIDFSGPAGTPIYAPADGIVRKAGPAAGYGLLVELDHGSGISIKNFKPTDYMTRYGHLSRLAVQANQFIQRGELLGYTGNTGRSTSSHLHYEIHVSKRPTNPWRNLSHFSISR, via the coding sequence ATGCCGAATTTATCGATCCTGTTGCTTCGGCACAATGGAACAGGCATCACACACTTCCCTTTGCGTCCTATACCACTGATCACCACAGTCCTGCTTGCATTAGGGTTATTCCTTTTTTTGGGTGGGATGGTTATTTGGCAAAGTGTTCAGTTGCATGAACAACAGCAATGGAATGCTCAACGCCAATCACAACAGATTCACATTCACGAAAGAATGGAGATTGCAGCCAGCCAAGCTGAGCGCGTTGAGGTCTTGGAAAACAGGGTTCAGGAACTACGTGATCAACTGGCTACTTTGGAAACGCACTCCCAGAAGAAAAGTGCCACTCAGCAAAATCTTTTGTACCACATCCAACAGATCCATTCCCTAGCTTGTCAGCAGGGATCTTATCAATGTAGAGCTGTGCTGCTGGACACCAAAGTCCTTGAAGCAGATCCTCTCAACTGGCTGAATATGATCAGCAAAGATTTTCACCACCTGACGCTGTCACAGAAAGCAGATCTAACTGTTCTAGTCAACTCAGAGTTGGTCCAAGAAGAGATTTGGGACTTAAAACAAAATTTGAATGCTGCTCAGCAGGAGCTAGCTGAATACGCCGTACTGATGCAAGCCCGTGAACAAGAGGTACGGCAACTTACAGAAAAAATTCAAGAGATCACAGGCATTCGTGTGTTGACAGAAGTTCCTGCGACTCCTGTTGAAAACGAGGGGGGCAAAGGTGGTCCCTTTCTCGAAGAATCTTTACTCCCCGTAGAAGAGCAGCAATTGGGTGCAGAGCCTCTGGATCCACGTGTGATTTTAGAACAAGAGTTAAGCTCCTATCATTCGACTCATCATTCCTTAGAGCGTCTCTACGAAGAAATCATTGGTAATGAAATTCTCTGGCGAAGTACTCCGACGATTGCCCCGGTTGAAGACCCTTCAGTAAGCTCACACTACGGCAGAAGACGTGACCCGTTTACTAATCTGCCAGCTTTCCATAGCGGCATAGATTTTTCAGGACCTGCTGGAACACCAATCTATGCTCCAGCTGATGGAATTGTCCGAAAAGCTGGACCAGCAGCCGGATATGGACTGTTGGTAGAGCTTGATCATGGGTCTGGTATCTCAATAAAAAATTTCAAACCCACTGATTACATGACTCGCTATGGTCACTTGTCCCGTCTAGCGGTACAGGCAAACCAATTCATTCAGCGTGGAGAACTACTCGGCTACACTGGTAATACAGGGCGCAGCACGAGTTCACACCTGCATTATGAAATTCACGTGAGCAAGCGACCGACTAATCCTTGGCGAAATCTATCGCACTTCTCGATTTCCCGCTAA